From the Primulina tabacum isolate GXHZ01 chromosome 15, ASM2559414v2, whole genome shotgun sequence genome, one window contains:
- the LOC142526431 gene encoding integrin-linked protein kinase 1-like isoform X2, producing the protein MDKATQLKSGISRQFSTGSLRKSGKFTFQRQNSLDPNRKNFRFSFGRQSSLDPIRRSALEDDCGDGDGFAVPENLDSTMQLLFLASRGDVKGVQDLLDEGVDVNNIDLDGRTALHIAACEGHVEVVKLLLSRRANIDAHDRWGSTAAADAKYYGNIEVYNILKARGAKVPKTRKTPMTVANPREVPEYELNPMDIQIRKSDGISKGSYQVAKWNGTKVSVKILDKDSYISPECINAFKHELTLLEKVRHPNVVQFVGAVTQNLPMMIVLEHHSRGDLGSYLQKKGRLSPSKALGFALEIARGMNYLHESKPEPIIHCDLTPKNILLDCGGQLKVGGFGVIKLSIISPDKAKLVQPEAIDRSNLYVAPEIYNNEIFDKSVDVHSFGVMMYEMMEGVRPFSSKPSEEAAKLICLEEKRPTFKSKSKYPPDLRELIEDCWHPDCAARPSFSQIIARMNMIIANCSKHGWWKDTFKLPWI; encoded by the exons ATGGACAAGGCTACGCAGTTGAAGAGCGGGATCTCCCGCCAGTTCTCGACGGGTTCCTTGAGGAAGAGCGGGAAATTCACTTTCCAGCGGCAGAATTCACTCGACCCGAATCGGAAGAATTTCCGGTTCAGCTTCGGGCGGCAATCTTCGTTGGACCCCATTCGCAGAAGTGCGTTGGAGGATGACTGCGGCGATGGAGATGGGTTCGCCGTGCCGGAGAATCTAGATTCGACAATGCAGCTGCTTTTCCTGGCCAGCAGAGGGGATGTGAAAGGGGTCCAGGATTTGCTTGATGAAGGGGTTGACGTAAACAATATTGATTTGGATGGCAGGACTGCTCTGCATATTGCTGCATGTGAAGGCCATGTAGAAGTTGTGAAGCTTTTGTTGAGTAGAAGAGCCAATATCGATGCCCATGATCGGTGGGGTAGCACG GCTGCTGCTGATGCCAAATATTATGGGAACATTGAAGTATATAACATATTGAAGGCCCGTGGGGCCAAAGTTCCT AAAACCAGGAAAACGCCGATGACAGTGGCAAATCCTCGTGAGGTTCCAGAGTACGAGCTCAATCCAATGGACATTCAGATACGAAAAAGCGACGGCATCTCCAAg GGATCATATCAAGTTGCTAAATGGAATGGCACAAAAGTTTCAGTAAAGATCCTCGACAAGGATAGCTATATATCCCCTGAATGCAT AAATGCTTTCAAGCATGAGTTAACACTGTTGGAGAAGGTCAGACATCCCAATGTGGTTCAATTTGTTGGTGCTGTCACCCAAAATCTACCAATGATGATCGTTTTGGAGCATCACTCAAGA GGAGACCTAGGTAGTTACCTTCAGAAGAAAGGACGTCTGTCTCCATCTAAAGCGCTGGGATTCGCACTTGAAATTGCTAG GGGAATGAATTATCTTCATGAGAGCAAGCCTGAGCCAATCATCCATTGTGATTTAACACCAAA AAATATATTGCTGGATTGTGGAGGACAGCTCAAGGTTGGAGGGTTTGGTGTCATTAAGTTATCAATAATATCGCCAGACAAAGCAAAATTAGTGCAACCCGAGGCCATAGATCGTTCAA ACTTGTACGTGGCACCTGAAATTTATAATAATGAAATTTTTGACAAAAGCGTCGATGTACACTCCTTCGGTGTTATGATGTATGAG ATGATGGAGGGAGTGCGACCATTCTCTTCCAAGCCCTCCGAGGAGGCAGCTAAGTTAATCTGCTTGGAAGAAAAGAGACCAACATTCAAGTCCAAATCTAAATATCCTCCAGATTTAAGAGA GTTGATCGAAGACTGCTGGCATCCAGATTGCGCTGCACGGCCAAGTTTTTCCCAGATCATCGCACGGATGAATATGATTATTGCAAACTGTTCCAAGCATGGATGGTGGAAAGACACTTTCAAACTCCCTTG GATATAA
- the LOC142526431 gene encoding integrin-linked protein kinase 1-like isoform X1: MDKATQLKSGISRQFSTGSLRKSGKFTFQRQNSLDPNRKNFRFSFGRQSSLDPIRRSALEDDCGDGDGFAVPENLDSTMQLLFLASRGDVKGVQDLLDEGVDVNNIDLDGRTALHIAACEGHVEVVKLLLSRRANIDAHDRWGSTAAADAKYYGNIEVYNILKARGAKVPKTRKTPMTVANPREVPEYELNPMDIQIRKSDGISKGSYQVAKWNGTKVSVKILDKDSYISPECINAFKHELTLLEKVRHPNVVQFVGAVTQNLPMMIVLEHHSRGDLGSYLQKKGRLSPSKALGFALEIARGMNYLHESKPEPIIHCDLTPKNILLDCGGQLKVGGFGVIKLSIISPDKAKLVQPEAIDRSNLYVAPEIYNNEIFDKSVDVHSFGVMMYEMMEGVRPFSSKPSEEAAKLICLEEKRPTFKSKSKYPPDLRELIEDCWHPDCAARPSFSQIIARMNMIIANCSKHGWWKDTFKLPWYACICCFPCLLLPFILLFSLSGVYYQ; this comes from the exons ATGGACAAGGCTACGCAGTTGAAGAGCGGGATCTCCCGCCAGTTCTCGACGGGTTCCTTGAGGAAGAGCGGGAAATTCACTTTCCAGCGGCAGAATTCACTCGACCCGAATCGGAAGAATTTCCGGTTCAGCTTCGGGCGGCAATCTTCGTTGGACCCCATTCGCAGAAGTGCGTTGGAGGATGACTGCGGCGATGGAGATGGGTTCGCCGTGCCGGAGAATCTAGATTCGACAATGCAGCTGCTTTTCCTGGCCAGCAGAGGGGATGTGAAAGGGGTCCAGGATTTGCTTGATGAAGGGGTTGACGTAAACAATATTGATTTGGATGGCAGGACTGCTCTGCATATTGCTGCATGTGAAGGCCATGTAGAAGTTGTGAAGCTTTTGTTGAGTAGAAGAGCCAATATCGATGCCCATGATCGGTGGGGTAGCACG GCTGCTGCTGATGCCAAATATTATGGGAACATTGAAGTATATAACATATTGAAGGCCCGTGGGGCCAAAGTTCCT AAAACCAGGAAAACGCCGATGACAGTGGCAAATCCTCGTGAGGTTCCAGAGTACGAGCTCAATCCAATGGACATTCAGATACGAAAAAGCGACGGCATCTCCAAg GGATCATATCAAGTTGCTAAATGGAATGGCACAAAAGTTTCAGTAAAGATCCTCGACAAGGATAGCTATATATCCCCTGAATGCAT AAATGCTTTCAAGCATGAGTTAACACTGTTGGAGAAGGTCAGACATCCCAATGTGGTTCAATTTGTTGGTGCTGTCACCCAAAATCTACCAATGATGATCGTTTTGGAGCATCACTCAAGA GGAGACCTAGGTAGTTACCTTCAGAAGAAAGGACGTCTGTCTCCATCTAAAGCGCTGGGATTCGCACTTGAAATTGCTAG GGGAATGAATTATCTTCATGAGAGCAAGCCTGAGCCAATCATCCATTGTGATTTAACACCAAA AAATATATTGCTGGATTGTGGAGGACAGCTCAAGGTTGGAGGGTTTGGTGTCATTAAGTTATCAATAATATCGCCAGACAAAGCAAAATTAGTGCAACCCGAGGCCATAGATCGTTCAA ACTTGTACGTGGCACCTGAAATTTATAATAATGAAATTTTTGACAAAAGCGTCGATGTACACTCCTTCGGTGTTATGATGTATGAG ATGATGGAGGGAGTGCGACCATTCTCTTCCAAGCCCTCCGAGGAGGCAGCTAAGTTAATCTGCTTGGAAGAAAAGAGACCAACATTCAAGTCCAAATCTAAATATCCTCCAGATTTAAGAGA GTTGATCGAAGACTGCTGGCATCCAGATTGCGCTGCACGGCCAAGTTTTTCCCAGATCATCGCACGGATGAATATGATTATTGCAAACTGTTCCAAGCATGGATGGTGGAAAGACACTTTCAAACTCCCTTGGTATGCATGCATATGCTGCTTTCCTTGTCTTCTCCTTCCTTTCATACTCCTTTTTTCATTGTCCGGTGTATACTATCAATGA
- the LOC142526451 gene encoding uncharacterized protein LOC142526451 isoform X1, whose translation MGKNQAYKAMQRSRLGSSSAAPDEVEDGMVDGSFHSPEWHAARLASLNTSHTITWEEYKKKQKEEEVRKGELEADKDRMMREYRAQLDAERAGKLAQGKNHSSSRSRRKKSDKDRDLKKCSSKKRKHSRRSDFSSGSDSETSSSGDDGRESKRSKSRLKRRKKEKKHVSSKSKHSSSENEDADGPLPLSKFFGNHKS comes from the exons ATGGGGAAAAATCAAGCGTACAAAGCGATGCAGAGATCTCGGCTCGGCTCAAGCTCAGCCGCCCCGGATGAGGTTGAAGATGGCATG GTGGATGGTTCTTTTCATTCACCAGAATGGCATGCTGCTCGTTTGGCAAGTCTAAATACTTCTCATACAATTACGTGGGAGGAGTACAAGAAGAAGCAAAAG GAAGAAGAAGTGAGAAAGGGGGAGTTGGAAGCTGATAAAGACCGGATGATGAGAGAGTATAGGGCTCAGCTAGATGCTGAAAGGGCTGGCAAACTTGCTCAAGGAAAAAACCACTCTAGCAGCAGATCCAGACGCAAAAAAT CAGATAAGGACAGAGATTTAAAGAAATGCAGCAGCAAGAAGCGAAAG CATTCAAGGCGATCTGATTTTAGCTCTGGCTCGGATTCGGAAACTTCAAGCAGTGGTGATGATGGGAGGGAGTCAAAAAGGTCAAAATCAAGGTTGAAGAGaaggaagaaagaaaaaaagCATGTGTCGTCAAAATCCAAGCACTCAAGCAGCGAGAATGAAGACGCTGATGGCCCTTTACCACTTTCTAAGTTTTTTGGGAACCACAAAAGCTGA
- the LOC142526451 gene encoding uncharacterized protein LOC142526451 isoform X2: MGKNQAYKAMQRSRLGSSSAAPDEVEDGMVDGSFHSPEWHAARLASLNTSHTITWEEYKKKQKEEEVRKGELEADKDRMMREYRAQLDAERAGKLAQGKNHSSSRSRRKKYKDRDLKKCSSKKRKHSRRSDFSSGSDSETSSSGDDGRESKRSKSRLKRRKKEKKHVSSKSKHSSSENEDADGPLPLSKFFGNHKS, encoded by the exons ATGGGGAAAAATCAAGCGTACAAAGCGATGCAGAGATCTCGGCTCGGCTCAAGCTCAGCCGCCCCGGATGAGGTTGAAGATGGCATG GTGGATGGTTCTTTTCATTCACCAGAATGGCATGCTGCTCGTTTGGCAAGTCTAAATACTTCTCATACAATTACGTGGGAGGAGTACAAGAAGAAGCAAAAG GAAGAAGAAGTGAGAAAGGGGGAGTTGGAAGCTGATAAAGACCGGATGATGAGAGAGTATAGGGCTCAGCTAGATGCTGAAAGGGCTGGCAAACTTGCTCAAGGAAAAAACCACTCTAGCAGCAGATCCAGACGCAAAAAAT ATAAGGACAGAGATTTAAAGAAATGCAGCAGCAAGAAGCGAAAG CATTCAAGGCGATCTGATTTTAGCTCTGGCTCGGATTCGGAAACTTCAAGCAGTGGTGATGATGGGAGGGAGTCAAAAAGGTCAAAATCAAGGTTGAAGAGaaggaagaaagaaaaaaagCATGTGTCGTCAAAATCCAAGCACTCAAGCAGCGAGAATGAAGACGCTGATGGCCCTTTACCACTTTCTAAGTTTTTTGGGAACCACAAAAGCTGA
- the LOC142526451 gene encoding uncharacterized protein LOC142526451 isoform X3 — protein MGKNQAYKAMQRSRLGSSSAAPDEVEDGMVDGSFHSPEWHAARLASLNTSHTITWEEYKKKQKEEEVRKGELEADKDRMMREYRAQLDAERAGKLAQGKNHSSSRSRRKKYKDRDLKKCSSKKRKLWLGFGNFKQW, from the exons ATGGGGAAAAATCAAGCGTACAAAGCGATGCAGAGATCTCGGCTCGGCTCAAGCTCAGCCGCCCCGGATGAGGTTGAAGATGGCATG GTGGATGGTTCTTTTCATTCACCAGAATGGCATGCTGCTCGTTTGGCAAGTCTAAATACTTCTCATACAATTACGTGGGAGGAGTACAAGAAGAAGCAAAAG GAAGAAGAAGTGAGAAAGGGGGAGTTGGAAGCTGATAAAGACCGGATGATGAGAGAGTATAGGGCTCAGCTAGATGCTGAAAGGGCTGGCAAACTTGCTCAAGGAAAAAACCACTCTAGCAGCAGATCCAGACGCAAAAAAT ATAAGGACAGAGATTTAAAGAAATGCAGCAGCAAGAAGCGAAAG CTCTGGCTCGGATTCGGAAACTTCAAGCAGTGGTGA
- the LOC142526091 gene encoding polygalacturonase-1 non-catalytic subunit beta-like, whose translation MKVVAANKNLRISLALAFDVRSVTEVSIAFNTQEWEHGSPPNFEKSLPDRAFLPSHIASKITLNIKEMAKFFPGVTKETIEKTLFYCNAAAIRGEVRSCPKSLEEMINFAKSALGGKKLISLSSKSTQGSNTELMIKNFKKLNTDKIVACHEVILPFASYFCHSLSSTNLYSVDLVEPKAGAPANTLLAICHMDTSPFPENHIVFKILKLKPGQGEACHWFTQIDLAWILDTESM comes from the exons ATGAAGGTTGTAGCTGCTAACAAGAATCTGCGGATCAGCTTAGCTCTTGCATTTGATGTGAGAAG TGTCACCGAGGTTTCAATA GCTTTCAATACTCAAGAATGGGAACATGGTTCACCTCCAAACTTTGAGAAATCGCTCCCAGACCGTGCATTTCTCCCCTCTCATATTGCATCTAAAATAACCTTGAACATCAAAGAAATGGCCAAATTTTTCCCTGGAGTAACCAAAGAAACCATAGAAAAGACTCTTTTTTACTGCAACGCAGCAGCGATAAGAGGTGAAGTGAGAAGCTGCCCAAAATCTCTAGAGGAAATGATAAACTTCGCAAAGTCAGCTCTAGGTGGGAAAAAGTTAATATCCTTATCGTCCAAGAGCACCCAAGGATCAAATACTGAACTTATGATCAAAAACTTTAAAAAGTTAAATACCGATAAAATCGTAGCCTGCCACGAGGTTATTCTTCCCTTTGCATCTTATTTCTGCCATTCTTTGTCCTCCACTAATTTGTATTCCGTGGATTTAGTCGAGCCCAAGGCCGGAGCTCCGGCGAATACCCTTCTTGCTATATGTCACATGGATACTTCTCCATTTCCAGAGAATCACATAGTCTTTAAGATACTGAAACTCAAACCTGGACAAGGCGAGGCATGTCACTGGTTCACCCAAATTGATCTTGCATGGATACTCGACACTGAATCAATGTGA